Proteins encoded by one window of Cryptosporangium aurantiacum:
- a CDS encoding DUF1992 domain-containing protein, translating to MAEPQRPTGPIESWVERMISEAIERGEFDNLPGEGKPIPGIDDPPDPLWWVKQKMRRENLSVVPPSLALRKEAEDALDKAYAARSEQQIWDLLEPLNKKIRAAIRVPPPGPPLNLMPIDIDRVVRRWQEQRRAS from the coding sequence ATGGCGGAACCCCAGCGGCCGACCGGGCCGATCGAGTCGTGGGTCGAGCGGATGATCAGCGAGGCCATCGAGCGCGGCGAGTTCGACAACCTGCCCGGGGAGGGCAAACCGATCCCGGGCATCGACGACCCGCCGGACCCGCTCTGGTGGGTCAAGCAGAAGATGCGCCGGGAGAACCTCTCGGTGGTGCCGCCGTCGCTGGCACTGCGCAAGGAGGCCGAGGACGCCCTCGATAAGGCGTACGCGGCCCGGAGCGAGCAGCAGATCTGGGACCTGCTGGAGCCGCTCAACAAGAAGATCCGGGCGGCGATCCGGGTGCCGCCACCCGGACCGCCGCTGAACCTGATGCCGATCGACATCGACCGGGTCGTGCGCCGCTGGCAGGAGCAGCGCCGAGCGAGCTGA
- the gcl gene encoding glyoxylate carboligase, whose amino-acid sequence MPKIPAMQAVVDVLESEGVDTVFGCPGAAILPLYAALEVHGGIEHLIVRHEEGATHMADGWARTTGNVGVAIGTSGPAGTNMITGLYTAQADSIPILCITGQAVSSKLHQEAFQAVDIVEIAKPVTKWAVQVKEAAQAPWIFRKAFQVAREGRPGPVLIDLPLDVQKELIEWDASIDAPLPVTPVTPHGPRVERALDLLLAAQRPLILAGGGVILADAAEDLRELAEYLQIPVQVTLMGKGALDDDHALHAGMTGIQTSQRYGNASFLESDLVLAVGARFGDRHTGTLDVYRGDRVFIHVDVEPTQLGRVFGPDLGVVSDAKLFLRALLEAAKRRRAGRRPGGWVTRVQRLRRELTRREDFDDVPVKAPRVYREINDAFGPDTYFVTAIGLYQIWGGQHQKVHRPRRYQVCGQAGPLGWEIPAAIGVKKAAPDAEVVGVVGDYSFQFLVEELAVAAQYDVPFVLIMLNNEYLGLIRQAEIPYGMNSQVDIHYDVVGTDNVKIMEAYGCAGRRVTEPSEIRDAIEWARKEAARTSRPALVEIFIEREANTPHGAAIDAVAEFEPLP is encoded by the coding sequence ATGCCCAAGATCCCCGCGATGCAGGCCGTGGTCGACGTTCTGGAGTCCGAGGGCGTCGACACCGTGTTCGGCTGTCCTGGCGCCGCGATCCTCCCGCTCTACGCGGCGCTGGAGGTCCACGGCGGCATCGAGCACCTGATCGTCCGCCACGAGGAGGGCGCCACCCACATGGCCGACGGGTGGGCCCGCACCACCGGCAACGTCGGCGTCGCGATCGGCACCTCGGGCCCGGCGGGGACGAACATGATCACCGGCCTCTACACCGCGCAGGCCGACTCGATCCCGATCCTGTGCATCACCGGCCAGGCGGTCTCCAGCAAGCTCCACCAGGAAGCGTTCCAAGCGGTGGACATCGTGGAGATCGCCAAACCGGTCACGAAGTGGGCGGTCCAGGTGAAGGAGGCCGCGCAGGCACCGTGGATCTTCCGGAAGGCGTTCCAGGTCGCTCGTGAGGGACGGCCGGGACCGGTGCTGATCGATCTGCCGCTCGACGTCCAGAAGGAATTGATCGAGTGGGATGCGTCGATCGACGCGCCACTGCCGGTCACGCCGGTCACCCCGCACGGGCCGCGGGTGGAACGCGCGCTCGACCTGCTGCTGGCCGCGCAGCGGCCGTTGATCCTCGCGGGCGGCGGGGTCATCCTCGCGGACGCCGCCGAGGACCTGCGCGAGCTCGCCGAGTACCTGCAGATCCCGGTGCAGGTGACGCTGATGGGCAAGGGCGCGCTCGACGACGACCACGCGCTGCACGCCGGGATGACCGGGATCCAGACGTCCCAGCGGTACGGCAACGCGTCGTTCCTGGAGTCGGACCTGGTGCTCGCGGTCGGCGCGCGGTTCGGTGACCGGCACACCGGCACGCTGGACGTGTACCGCGGCGACCGGGTGTTCATCCACGTCGACGTCGAGCCGACGCAACTCGGGCGGGTGTTCGGGCCCGACCTCGGGGTGGTGTCGGACGCGAAGCTGTTCCTGCGGGCGCTGCTGGAGGCCGCGAAACGGCGCCGGGCCGGACGCCGGCCGGGCGGCTGGGTCACCCGCGTCCAACGGCTGCGCCGCGAACTCACCCGCCGCGAGGACTTCGACGACGTCCCGGTGAAGGCGCCGCGCGTGTACCGGGAGATCAACGACGCGTTCGGCCCGGACACGTACTTCGTCACCGCGATCGGGCTGTACCAGATCTGGGGCGGCCAGCACCAGAAGGTGCACCGGCCGCGGCGCTACCAGGTGTGCGGGCAGGCCGGTCCGCTCGGCTGGGAGATCCCGGCCGCGATCGGGGTCAAGAAGGCCGCGCCGGACGCCGAGGTGGTCGGTGTGGTCGGCGACTACTCGTTCCAGTTCCTCGTCGAGGAGCTGGCGGTGGCCGCGCAGTACGACGTGCCGTTCGTGCTGATCATGCTGAACAACGAGTACCTCGGGCTGATCCGGCAGGCGGAGATCCCGTACGGGATGAACTCGCAAGTAGACATCCACTACGACGTCGTGGGCACCGACAACGTGAAGATCATGGAGGCCTACGGCTGCGCGGGGCGGCGGGTCACCGAGCCGTCCGAGATCCGCGACGCGATCGAGTGGGCGCGCAAGGAGGCCGCACGCACCAGCCGTCCGGCGCTCGTCGAGATCTTCATCGAGCGCGAGGCGAACACGCCGCACGGAGCCGCGATCGACGCGGTGGCTGAGTTCGAACCGCTGCCCTAG
- a CDS encoding mycothiol transferase yields the protein MNVNELLTEGYDRLPDLVRDAVKGLSPEQLRWAPAEGANSIGWLVWHLTRVQDDHVAEILEQDQVYAADGWPRRFGLSDASDTGYGHTPAQVAAVRPESDQALIDYYDAVHARTRQFLAGLSPADLDRVVDERWDPPVTLGVRLVSVLDDDSQHVGQAAYVRGLLS from the coding sequence ATGAACGTCAACGAACTGCTCACCGAGGGTTACGACCGCCTGCCGGACCTGGTCCGCGACGCCGTCAAAGGGCTGAGCCCGGAGCAACTGCGCTGGGCGCCCGCCGAGGGCGCGAACTCGATCGGCTGGCTGGTCTGGCACCTCACCCGGGTCCAGGACGACCACGTCGCCGAGATCCTGGAGCAGGACCAGGTGTACGCGGCCGACGGCTGGCCGCGGCGGTTCGGGCTGTCCGACGCGTCCGACACCGGCTACGGGCACACCCCGGCCCAGGTCGCGGCCGTCCGCCCGGAGAGCGACCAGGCGCTGATCGACTACTACGACGCGGTGCACGCCCGCACCCGCCAGTTCCTCGCCGGCCTCTCCCCCGCCGACCTGGACCGGGTTGTCGACGAGCGGTGGGATCCGCCGGTCACGCTCGGCGTCCGGCTGGTCAGCGTCCTCGACGACGACTCCCAGCACGTCGGTCAGGCCGCCTACGTCCGCGGGTTGCTCTCCTAG
- the htpG gene encoding molecular chaperone HtpG — MTGRTETLEFQAETRQLLQLMIHSIYSNKDIFLRELISNGSDALDKLRIESLVNSDLDVDRSDLHLELVPDGDARTLTVRDNGIGMTHDEVVSLIGTIAKSGTAELVRKLRESSDDTAELIGQFGVGFYSSFMVADRVTLVTRKAGEATGTRWESSGEGTYTIEDVDDAPQGTAVTLHLKPVDTDDQLHDYADPAVLRSIVKKYSDFIAWPIRLGDSDEPINSMKALWARPRSEVTEDEYHEFYRHVSHDWTDPLETIHVKAEGTFEYDALLFLPARAPFDLYSRDAQRGVQLYVKRVFIMADCEALLPQYLRFVKGVVDAADLSLNVSREILQQDRQIQAVRRRLVKKVLGTVRDLQTEHPEKYATFWGEFGRALKEGLIEDSANREQILDLLSFSSTADPSATTTLREYVDRRPEGQTEIYYLTGDSRATIENSPHLEAFRAKGYEVLVLTDPVDEVWVDQVTEYDGIPLKSVAKGQVDLADAPPEAEGFEAFLTWMTGALSETVKEVRLSTRLVSSPACVVGDADDLTPTLEKMYRAMGQPLPPVKRILELNPSHPLVTGLRDAYGRAADDPALPETAELIYGMALLAEGGDLADPARFARLLAERLAKTL; from the coding sequence GTGACCGGTCGTACCGAGACGTTGGAATTCCAGGCCGAGACGCGGCAGCTGTTGCAGCTGATGATCCATTCGATCTACTCGAACAAGGACATTTTCCTGCGCGAACTGATCTCCAACGGCTCCGACGCGTTGGACAAGCTCCGTATCGAGAGCCTGGTGAACTCCGACCTGGACGTCGACCGTTCCGACCTGCACCTGGAGCTGGTACCCGACGGGGACGCCCGCACGCTCACCGTCCGCGACAACGGCATCGGGATGACCCACGACGAGGTCGTGTCGCTGATCGGCACGATCGCCAAGTCCGGCACCGCCGAGCTGGTGCGGAAGCTGCGCGAGTCGTCGGACGACACCGCCGAGCTGATCGGCCAGTTCGGCGTCGGCTTCTACTCGTCGTTCATGGTCGCGGACCGGGTCACGCTGGTGACCCGGAAGGCGGGCGAGGCCACCGGTACCCGGTGGGAGTCGAGCGGCGAGGGCACGTACACGATCGAGGACGTGGACGACGCCCCGCAGGGCACCGCGGTCACGCTGCACCTCAAGCCGGTCGACACCGACGACCAGCTGCACGACTACGCCGACCCGGCCGTCCTGCGCTCGATCGTCAAGAAGTACTCGGACTTCATCGCGTGGCCCATCCGGCTCGGCGACTCGGACGAGCCGATCAACTCGATGAAGGCGCTGTGGGCTCGCCCGCGCAGCGAGGTCACCGAGGACGAGTACCACGAGTTCTACCGGCACGTCAGCCACGACTGGACCGATCCGCTGGAGACGATCCACGTCAAGGCCGAAGGCACGTTCGAGTACGACGCGCTGCTGTTCCTGCCCGCCCGCGCGCCGTTCGACCTGTACTCGCGGGACGCCCAGCGCGGCGTCCAGCTGTACGTCAAGCGGGTGTTCATCATGGCCGACTGCGAGGCGCTGCTGCCGCAGTACCTGCGCTTCGTCAAGGGTGTGGTGGACGCCGCCGACCTCTCGCTGAACGTGTCGCGGGAGATCCTGCAGCAGGACCGGCAGATCCAGGCGGTTCGGCGGCGCTTGGTGAAGAAGGTGCTCGGAACGGTGCGTGACCTGCAGACCGAGCACCCGGAGAAGTACGCCACCTTCTGGGGCGAGTTCGGGCGGGCGCTCAAAGAGGGCCTGATCGAGGACTCCGCGAACCGCGAGCAGATCCTCGACCTGCTGTCGTTCTCCTCGACGGCCGATCCCTCGGCCACGACGACGCTGCGGGAGTACGTCGACCGGCGTCCGGAGGGGCAGACCGAGATCTACTACCTGACCGGCGACTCGCGGGCGACGATCGAGAACTCGCCGCACCTGGAGGCGTTCCGCGCCAAGGGGTACGAGGTGCTGGTGCTGACCGACCCGGTCGACGAGGTGTGGGTCGACCAGGTCACCGAGTACGACGGCATCCCGCTCAAGTCGGTGGCGAAGGGGCAGGTGGACCTGGCGGACGCTCCGCCGGAGGCCGAGGGCTTCGAAGCGTTCCTGACCTGGATGACCGGCGCGCTGTCCGAGACGGTCAAGGAGGTGCGGCTGTCGACCCGGCTGGTGAGCTCGCCGGCCTGCGTGGTGGGCGACGCCGACGACCTGACCCCGACGCTGGAGAAGATGTACCGGGCGATGGGTCAGCCGCTGCCGCCGGTGAAGCGGATCCTCGAGCTCAACCCGTCGCACCCGCTGGTCACCGGGTTGCGGGACGCGTACGGGCGGGCCGCAGACGACCCGGCGCTGCCGGAGACCGCGGAGCTGATCTACGGGATGGCGCTGCTCGCCGAGGGCGGTGACCTGGCCGACCCGGCGCGCTTCGCACGGCTGCTCGCCGAGCGTCTGGCGAAGACGCTGTAG
- a CDS encoding TraR/DksA family transcriptional regulator: protein MDEYADRIQQVLTEERADTAAQIRALTHDLDGIIEAAAMVATDDEHDPEGTTIAYERAHTAAQLAAAVNRLEELDRALARHAAGDYGRCEACGGAIDPERLAVRPAATTCIGCAR, encoded by the coding sequence ATGGACGAGTACGCCGACCGGATCCAGCAGGTGCTCACCGAGGAGCGCGCGGACACCGCGGCCCAGATCCGCGCGCTCACCCACGACCTCGACGGGATCATCGAGGCCGCCGCGATGGTCGCCACCGACGACGAGCACGACCCCGAGGGCACCACGATCGCCTACGAGCGCGCGCACACCGCCGCGCAGCTGGCCGCGGCCGTGAACCGGCTGGAGGAGCTCGACCGCGCGCTCGCCCGGCACGCGGCCGGCGACTACGGCCGCTGCGAGGCGTGCGGTGGTGCGATCGATCCCGAACGGCTGGCCGTACGTCCGGCGGCGACGACCTGCATCGGGTGCGCGCGCTGA
- a CDS encoding helix-turn-helix domain-containing protein has protein sequence MRWNLRWVAANAGVWRASDLLIACREAGYSPSLGKVASWWNTTPTTVRLADLDMICTALHCRVADLLESEPPAPDRSAPADARSPADTRSPADTRLPADGAAPPTAAVPPEAGSPATPG, from the coding sequence GTGCGGTGGAACCTGCGGTGGGTGGCGGCGAACGCCGGCGTCTGGCGAGCGAGTGACCTCCTCATCGCGTGCCGGGAGGCCGGGTACTCACCCTCGCTCGGCAAGGTCGCTTCCTGGTGGAACACCACGCCGACGACCGTGCGGCTGGCCGACCTCGACATGATCTGCACGGCGCTGCACTGCCGGGTGGCCGACCTACTCGAGTCCGAGCCCCCTGCCCCGGACCGCAGTGCCCCGGCCGACGCCCGGTCCCCGGCCGACACCCGGTCCCCGGCCGACACCAGGCTCCCGGCCGATGGCGCCGCGCCGCCCACGGCGGCGGTCCCGCCCGAGGCGGGCTCGCCGGCCACCCCCGGCTGA
- a CDS encoding NAD(P)-dependent oxidoreductase, translating to MGFLGLGVMGAPMSRHLVAAGHTVTGYDVNAAAVEAFVADGGAGAGSVADAVRGADVVITMLPNHPQVEEVADEVLAVVRPGTLWIDMSTIRPETSVAVAERGAEQRVRVLDAPVSGGQAGAQQATLSIMVGGDEADVADARPILDTLGTTVRHVGGHGAGQVVKAANQLVVAGIYALVSEAIVLLEGAKVDPKTGLDVLAGGLAANRILDLKRESMIAREFAPGFRIDLHHKDMTIVLDAARRAGVALPVTGLVAQLVAAGRAMGYGSLDHSALLKVVEALSGQEH from the coding sequence ATCGGGTTTCTCGGGCTGGGTGTGATGGGGGCGCCGATGTCCCGGCACCTGGTCGCCGCCGGGCACACCGTCACCGGCTACGACGTCAACGCGGCCGCGGTCGAGGCGTTCGTCGCCGACGGCGGCGCGGGCGCGGGCAGCGTCGCCGACGCGGTGCGCGGCGCCGACGTCGTGATCACGATGCTCCCGAACCACCCGCAGGTGGAGGAGGTCGCCGACGAGGTACTGGCGGTCGTACGGCCGGGCACGCTCTGGATCGACATGAGCACGATCCGTCCCGAGACGTCGGTGGCGGTCGCGGAGCGCGGCGCGGAACAGCGCGTCCGGGTGCTCGACGCCCCGGTCTCCGGCGGCCAGGCCGGGGCGCAGCAGGCGACGCTCTCGATCATGGTCGGCGGCGACGAGGCCGACGTCGCCGACGCCCGGCCGATCCTCGACACGCTCGGCACCACCGTGCGGCACGTCGGTGGCCACGGCGCCGGGCAGGTCGTCAAGGCGGCCAACCAGCTGGTCGTGGCCGGGATCTACGCGCTGGTCAGCGAAGCGATCGTGCTGCTGGAAGGTGCGAAGGTCGACCCGAAGACCGGCCTCGACGTGCTGGCGGGTGGCCTGGCCGCGAACCGGATCCTCGACCTCAAGCGCGAGTCGATGATCGCGCGCGAGTTCGCGCCGGGCTTCCGGATCGACCTGCACCACAAGGACATGACGATCGTGCTCGACGCCGCCCGCCGCGCCGGCGTCGCGCTGCCGGTCACCGGCCTGGTCGCCCAACTCGTCGCCGCCGGTCGCGCGATGGGCTACGGCTCCCTGGACCACTCCGCCCTGCTCAAGGTGGTCGAAGCTCTCTCCGGACAGGAGCACTGA
- a CDS encoding TetR/AcrR family transcriptional regulator: MSSSPDAPTTEPEAVRRRGAERRPQAERSQETRTRILDAAVALLVEEGYARANTLAIQAKAGVSRGRLLHQFPSKEELLVAAAHHVWEQRRGKNAQAETSLPTEPGARIDAVIELLWSTFNENQFWAATELWVASRTEPALADVIRPAERRLGRAIWKSMDDLFGPELAAHPTYPVVRHTLFTSMRGVALTYAFDQRDPSTEPSLANWKQLAKALLLRD; this comes from the coding sequence ATGTCGAGTTCGCCGGACGCACCCACCACCGAACCGGAGGCCGTCCGGCGGCGGGGCGCTGAGCGGCGTCCCCAGGCCGAACGGAGCCAGGAAACCCGCACGCGGATCCTCGACGCGGCGGTCGCGCTGCTGGTCGAGGAGGGGTACGCCCGGGCCAACACGCTGGCGATCCAGGCGAAGGCCGGGGTGTCCCGCGGCCGGCTGCTGCATCAGTTCCCCTCCAAGGAGGAACTGCTGGTCGCGGCCGCGCACCACGTCTGGGAGCAGCGGCGCGGGAAGAACGCGCAGGCCGAGACGTCGCTGCCGACCGAACCCGGCGCGCGGATCGACGCGGTCATCGAACTGCTCTGGTCGACGTTCAACGAGAACCAGTTCTGGGCCGCGACCGAGCTCTGGGTGGCGTCCCGCACCGAACCGGCGCTCGCCGACGTGATCCGCCCGGCCGAACGGCGGCTGGGCCGGGCGATCTGGAAGTCGATGGACGACCTGTTCGGCCCGGAGCTGGCGGCGCACCCGACCTACCCGGTCGTGCGGCACACGTTGTTCACGAGCATGCGCGGGGTCGCGCTGACCTACGCGTTCGACCAGCGGGACCCGTCCACCGAGCCGAGCCTGGCGAACTGGAAGCAGCTCGCGAAGGCCCTGCTGCTGCGGGACTGA
- a CDS encoding ATP-binding cassette domain-containing protein — MSSPAADSHDVIEVRGARQNNLRDVSLDIPKRRLTVFTGVSGSGKSSLVFGTIAAESQRLINETYTAFLQSFMPSIGRPDVDALRNLSAAIIVDQERMGANSRSTVGTATDAHTMLRIVFSRLGKPYVGTSSAFSFNLPEGMCPECEGIGKVSTIDVAELVDEERSLNEGAITVPNFTPDSWYWKAFPQSGLVDPDLKVKDFSPQMREDFLYKPATKMKLGGINTTYEGLVVKVKRLFIDKGGEPAQAHVRAFVERAVTFAPCPACGGARINAAALEARIAGKNIAECCAMQISDLADFVHAIDDESVAPLLATLRQTLDSLVEIGLGYLSLDRESGTLSGGESQRVRMIRHLGSSLTDITYVFDEPTVGLHPHDIQRMNGLLLLLRDKGNTVLVVEHKPEVIAIADHVVDLGPGAGPHGGTLCYAGDVAGLRAGGTLTGRHLDHRVTLRPSVRTPTGHLPIRNATQHNLKNVDVDVPLGVLTVITGVAGSGKSSLIHGALPGREGVVVVDQSAIRGSRRSNPATYTGLLDPIRTAFAKANGVKAALFSANSAGACPKCNGIGLIYTDLAMMAGVATVCEQCEGKRYTPEVLGYTLRGKNISEVLAMPVAEARAFFAPGPPAARVILERLDDVGLGYLSLGQPLTTLSGGERQRLKLAIRMADKAVTYVLDEPTSGLHLADVDQLLGLLDRLVDGGNTVIVIEHHQAVMAHADWIIDLGPGAGHDGGEVVFTGTPAELVANAETLTAQHLRTYLGR; from the coding sequence GTGTCTTCGCCCGCCGCCGACAGCCATGACGTCATCGAGGTCCGGGGGGCCCGCCAGAACAACCTGCGCGACGTCTCGCTCGACATCCCGAAACGGCGCCTGACGGTCTTCACCGGCGTCTCCGGCTCGGGCAAGTCGTCGCTGGTGTTCGGGACGATCGCGGCCGAGTCGCAGCGCCTGATCAACGAGACCTACACCGCGTTCCTGCAGTCGTTCATGCCGAGCATCGGCCGCCCCGACGTCGACGCGCTGCGCAACCTGTCCGCGGCGATCATCGTCGACCAGGAGCGGATGGGCGCGAACTCGCGCTCGACGGTCGGCACCGCGACCGACGCGCACACGATGCTGCGCATCGTGTTCAGCCGCCTCGGGAAGCCGTACGTCGGCACGTCCAGCGCGTTCAGCTTCAACCTGCCCGAGGGCATGTGCCCGGAGTGCGAGGGCATCGGCAAGGTCTCCACGATCGACGTCGCCGAGCTCGTCGACGAGGAGCGCTCGCTCAACGAAGGCGCGATCACCGTCCCGAACTTCACCCCGGACTCCTGGTACTGGAAGGCGTTCCCGCAGTCCGGCCTGGTCGACCCGGACCTCAAGGTGAAGGACTTCTCGCCGCAGATGCGGGAGGACTTCCTCTACAAGCCGGCCACGAAGATGAAGCTCGGCGGCATCAACACCACCTACGAGGGCCTGGTGGTGAAGGTCAAGCGCCTGTTCATCGACAAGGGCGGCGAGCCGGCGCAGGCGCACGTCCGGGCGTTCGTCGAGCGGGCGGTGACGTTCGCGCCGTGCCCGGCGTGCGGTGGCGCCCGGATCAACGCGGCGGCGCTGGAGGCGCGCATCGCCGGCAAGAACATCGCCGAGTGCTGCGCGATGCAGATCAGCGACCTGGCCGACTTCGTGCACGCGATCGACGACGAGTCGGTGGCGCCGCTGCTCGCCACGCTGCGCCAGACGCTCGACTCGCTGGTCGAGATCGGACTGGGCTACCTGAGCCTCGACCGCGAGTCCGGCACGCTCTCCGGCGGTGAGTCGCAGCGGGTCCGGATGATCCGGCACCTCGGTTCGAGCCTCACCGACATCACGTACGTCTTCGACGAGCCGACCGTCGGGCTGCACCCACACGACATCCAGCGGATGAACGGCCTGCTGCTGCTCCTCCGCGACAAGGGCAACACGGTGCTGGTCGTCGAGCACAAACCCGAGGTCATCGCGATCGCCGACCACGTCGTCGACCTCGGCCCCGGCGCGGGCCCGCACGGTGGCACGCTCTGTTACGCCGGGGACGTCGCCGGGCTGCGCGCCGGTGGCACGCTCACCGGGCGGCATCTCGACCACCGGGTGACGCTCCGGCCGAGCGTCCGCACGCCGACCGGGCACCTGCCGATCCGGAACGCGACCCAGCACAACCTGAAGAACGTCGACGTCGACGTCCCGCTCGGTGTGCTCACGGTCATCACCGGCGTCGCGGGCTCCGGCAAGAGCTCCCTGATCCACGGTGCGCTGCCCGGCCGGGAAGGCGTGGTGGTCGTCGACCAGTCCGCGATCCGGGGCTCGCGCCGATCCAACCCGGCCACCTACACCGGCCTGCTCGACCCGATCCGCACGGCGTTCGCCAAGGCCAACGGCGTCAAGGCAGCGCTGTTCAGCGCGAACTCCGCGGGCGCCTGCCCGAAGTGCAACGGCATCGGGCTGATCTACACCGACCTGGCGATGATGGCCGGGGTCGCCACGGTGTGCGAGCAGTGCGAGGGCAAGCGGTACACGCCCGAGGTGCTCGGTTACACGCTGCGCGGCAAGAACATCAGCGAGGTTCTCGCGATGCCGGTGGCGGAGGCTCGTGCGTTCTTCGCCCCGGGTCCCCCGGCGGCGCGGGTGATCCTCGAGCGTCTGGACGACGTCGGGCTGGGCTACCTGAGCCTGGGCCAGCCGCTGACCACGCTATCCGGCGGTGAACGCCAGCGGTTGAAGCTCGCGATCCGGATGGCGGACAAGGCCGTGACGTACGTCCTCGACGAGCCGACCAGCGGCCTGCACCTGGCCGACGTCGACCAGCTGCTCGGGCTGCTCGATCGCCTGGTCGACGGCGGCAACACGGTGATCGTCATCGAGCACCACCAGGCCGTGATGGCGCACGCCGACTGGATCATCGACCTGGGCCCCGGCGCCGGCCACGACGGCGGTGAGGTCGTGTTCACCGGCACGCCCGCTGAGCTGGTCGCGAACGCGGAGACGCTGACCGCCCAACATCTCCGGACATACCTGGGTCGTTAG
- a CDS encoding thiolase family protein: protein MRDAVIVEAVRTPAGKGKPGGALSDIHPVDLLAGALTALVERSGIDPAVVDDVIGGCVGQAGEQALNITRNAVLAAGFPEAVPATTVDRQCGSSQQAAHFAAQGVIAGAYDVVIACGVESMSRVPMGTSAAGKNPFGTLMPQRYPEGLVNQGVSAEIIAAKWKLSREQLDEYSATSHARAAEAATTGAFEREIVPVGAVTTDETVRGGTTVEKLAGLKPSFYSEAFAARFPDVTWSITPGNSSPLTDGASAVLIVSAEKAAELGLRPRARFHSFSVVGDDPLLMLTGPIPATRKVLDRAGLSIDDIDAYEVNEAFAPVPLAWAHDLGADPAKLNPRGGAIALGHALGSSGTRLLTTLVNYLEDTGGRYGLQTMCEGGGMANATIIERL from the coding sequence GTGCGTGACGCGGTCATCGTGGAAGCCGTTCGTACCCCGGCCGGTAAGGGCAAGCCGGGCGGCGCGCTCTCCGACATCCATCCGGTCGACCTGCTCGCCGGTGCGCTGACCGCACTGGTCGAGCGCTCCGGCATCGACCCAGCAGTCGTCGACGACGTGATCGGCGGCTGCGTCGGCCAGGCCGGCGAGCAAGCGCTGAACATCACCCGCAACGCGGTGCTGGCCGCCGGGTTCCCGGAGGCCGTGCCGGCCACCACCGTCGACCGGCAGTGCGGCTCCAGCCAGCAGGCCGCCCACTTCGCCGCGCAGGGCGTGATCGCCGGCGCGTACGACGTCGTGATCGCCTGCGGTGTGGAGTCGATGAGCCGGGTGCCGATGGGCACGTCGGCGGCGGGCAAGAACCCGTTCGGGACGCTGATGCCGCAGCGGTACCCCGAGGGCCTGGTCAACCAGGGCGTCTCGGCCGAGATCATCGCCGCGAAGTGGAAGCTCAGCCGCGAGCAGCTGGACGAGTACTCGGCGACGTCGCACGCGCGCGCCGCCGAAGCCGCCACGACCGGCGCGTTCGAGCGGGAGATCGTGCCGGTCGGGGCCGTCACGACCGACGAGACCGTCCGCGGCGGCACCACCGTCGAGAAGCTCGCCGGCCTCAAGCCCAGCTTCTACTCCGAGGCGTTCGCCGCCCGGTTCCCCGACGTGACCTGGTCGATCACGCCCGGCAACTCGTCGCCGCTGACCGACGGCGCGTCCGCGGTGCTGATCGTGTCCGCCGAGAAGGCCGCCGAGCTCGGCCTGCGGCCGCGGGCCCGGTTCCACTCGTTCTCGGTGGTCGGCGACGACCCGCTGCTGATGCTCACCGGGCCGATCCCGGCGACCCGCAAGGTCCTCGACCGGGCCGGCCTGAGCATCGACGACATCGACGCCTACGAGGTCAACGAGGCGTTCGCGCCGGTGCCGCTGGCCTGGGCGCACGACCTGGGCGCCGACCCGGCCAAGCTCAACCCCCGGGGCGGTGCGATCGCGCTCGGCCACGCGCTCGGCTCGTCGGGCACCCGGCTGCTCACCACGCTGGTGAACTACCTGGAGGACACCGGCGGTCGCTACGGGCTGCAGACCATGTGCGAGGGCGGCGGCATGGCCAACGCCACGATCATTGAACGGCTCTGA